One genomic segment of Osmia bicornis bicornis chromosome 16, iOsmBic2.1, whole genome shotgun sequence includes these proteins:
- the LOC114872193 gene encoding uncharacterized protein LOC114872193: MQLPTMHLNACFLCLFLCVALIEAGPAPKTIEKKSLAEDVKAESKKADLKIEEAGEDKDRSKKSTFCVQIGSEASQPAQISWKENQMGVQNIPMALHTQSQPIQTLNLQPVTQTLPQASVMMPQQMVQPPIHTLQIVQSPPQPCAPAPAPAVNIIQSVPQTKVIKTIQKPKPEPKPTGEEQKPMRIEQIPQPLPEPQETLTVLPVAPTCHEHLMLVSEPEQPQMATYVQVPSMVPCTNPMHGYLNPCSCQQNLAMFSESGIEPMAMKMLPIAYSSTYARPPLIMPYDTNAFSHVIVNDNVDVKMGPQARTHNHIKVKYPHHIHVRPELSQQTIYQNMYVQGSEGGVPSSYASRDLVDNAYATKGVTINAFPQTFRDANSMHQAGYQFVEDSLGNQDNASNNPTFSEVDDLMQSNKAPRQIESNQLLPENTVETKQDDGRAMLIDGRRNARSNKEKTKEIEKKSKTN, from the exons ATGCAATTACCAACCATGCATCTCAACGCGTGTTTCTTGTGTCTATTTCTGTGTGTCGCGCTGATCGAGGCTGGTCCAGCTCCTAAGACCATTGAGAAGAAGTCACTGGCTGAAGATGTGAAGGCAGAATCAAAAAAGGCGGACCTGAAAATCGAGGAAGCTGGTGAGGATAAAGATAGATCAAAGAAATCAACATTCTGCGTACAAATAGGATCAGAAGCATCTCAACCAGCCCAAATTTCTTGGAAAGAAAATCAAATGGGTGTTCAGAATATCCCAATGGCTTTGCATACTCAGTCTCAACCGATCCAAACTCTAAACCTTCAACCTGTTACTCAAACTTTACCTCAGGCAAGTGTAATGATGCCTCAACAAATGGTTCAACCTCCTATACATACCCTTCAGATTGTACAGTCTCCTCCACAACCTTGTGCTCCAGCACCGGCACCAGCAGTGAACATCATTCAATCAGTTCCTCAGacaaaagtaattaaaactATTCAAAAGCCAAAGCCTGAACCTAAGCCAACTGGCGAAGAACAGAAACCTATGCGTATCGAGCAAATTCCACAGCCCTTACCTGAGCCTCAGGAAACATTGACGGTCTTACCAGTTGCTCCTACTTGCCACGAGCATTTGATGTTGGTATCTGAACCTGAACAGCCACAAATGGCTACCTATGTTCAAGTTCCATCAATGGTACCCTGCACCAATCCTATGCACGGTTACCTCAATCCATGTTCTTGTCAGCAAAATTTAGCTATGTTCAGTGAGTCTGGAATTGAACCAATGGCAATGAAGATGCTTCCTATCGCGTACTCTTCAACATATGCAAGGCCTCCATTGATCATGCCCTATGATACAAATGCGTTTTCTCACGTTATAGTAAAT GATAACGTGGACGTAAAGATGGGCCCTCAAGCAAGAACCCACAATCACATTAAAGTGAAGTACCCTCATCATATTCATGTTCGTCCAGAGCTCAGCCAACAAACAATCTATCAAAACATGTACGTCCAAGGATCGGAAGGTGGTGTCCCTAGTTCCTATGCCAGTAGGGATCTGGTCGACAATGCGTACGCAACAAAAGGAGTCACCATCAATGCTTTTCCTCAAACTTTCCGGGATGCTAATTCCATGCACCAGGCTGGTTACCAATTCGTAGAAGATTCTTTGGGAAACCAGGATAACGCATCGAACAATCCAACCTTCTCTGAGGTAGATGATCTTATGCAGAGCAATAAGGCACCTCGTCAAATTGAATCCAACCAACTGTTACCAGAGAACACAGTGGAAACCAAACAGGATGACGGTCGTGCTATGTTGATAGATGGACGTCGTAATGCCAGAAGCAATAAAGAGAAGACAAAGGAAATTGAGAAGAAGTCAAAGACAAACTAg
- the LOC114872215 gene encoding leucine-rich repeat-containing protein 34-like, whose protein sequence is MYVYKFFLYQLYKSVENLDLQNNNITEKGTNYLLARAEYLEIKYLNLKANKFGVQASKNVAAYLLKNKHIVALNVAEVDQSASSLIYFVMGLSSEQEVSNNTLRDLDISRPNPGFMYYFDSVHFANVIGHMLKNNTCLRALHLQKYNFSCHDIENMMSNAKYNNTLYLLDLGNNNIGDHGVEHITSWLIKRPALKTLILCRNIITDHGARSLSFTLPFSKILVLDISYNKMTDNGIVDILNTLKKSPLLRQLRIFGNCIGHPAAKIIKRMLTFQVLEQENIDVRPYRVDHKWYFARYEGSRCKNEYHDIPYGLHFNVPRPPTKINRPNMKYYKYTYTKTTELKVQHSIITIISRILSRQHVQDCKCCYCIKCEAPHFDELCRDANHPEDCTCCKCKADSEISIDKSIIDRLVPVIDVMKSISYILKRVNCEVQDKIVRWVNINEDILEEDLEAIACNREDVKSSFEDTVLCNTSWVQLNMPTLQKYLQKTSSKNVLIIPKNYLVYSNSADEMSSLQYCPNKSM, encoded by the exons ATGtatgtttataaatttttcttgtaTCAGCTATATAAAAGCGTAGAGAACCTAGATCTTcagaataataatattactGAGAAGGGAACTAATTATTTATTGGCAAGAGCAGAATATCTAGAAATAAAGTATCTTAATTTGAAAGCAAATAAATTTGGCGTTCAA GCATCGAAAAATGTGGCAgcgtatttattaaaaaataaacatatagttgctttgaatgttgcCGAGGTAGACCAGTCTGCCAGCagtttaatatattttgtaatgGGTTTGAGTTCAGAACAAGAAGTTTCTAATAATACTTTAAGAGATTTGGATATCAGTAGACCGAATCCAGGATTCATGTATTACTTTGATTCCGTTCATTTTGCCAATGTTATTGGTCATATGCTCAAA AACAATACCTGTCTGAGGGCATTGCATCTGCAGAAATACAACTTCAGTTGTCATGATATTGAAAACATGATGTCCAATGCAAAGTACAATAATACATTGTACTTGCTAGATCTGGGCAATAATAATATAGGCGATCACGGAGTTGAACATATTACCAGCTGGTTGATAAAACGACCGGCTTTGAAGACGCTCATCTTGTGTAGGAACATTATAACGGACCATGGTGCAAG AAGTTTAAGCTTCACCCTtccattttcaaaaattctggTCCTTGATATCTCTTACAATAAAATGACCGATAATGGCATAGTAGATATCTTAAATACCTTGAAGAAGAGTCCTTTGTTGCGACAGTTACGAATATTTGGCAATTGTATAGGCCATCCAGCTGCAAAA ATCATCAAACGCATGTTGACGTTCCAAGTCCTAGAACAAGAGAACATTGATGTTAGACCATACAGAGTCGATCACAAGTGGTACTTTGCAAGATACGAAGGAAGTAGATGCAAAAATGAATATCATGATATTCCATATGGCCTCCATTTCAACGTGCCACGACCTCCGACTAAAATAAATCGTccaaatatgaaatattataaatatacatacacaaAAACGACTGAACTTAAAGTGCAACAT TCGATTATAACTATCATTTCAAGAATATTAAGCAGACAACACGTTCAAGATTGTAAATGTTGTTACTGTATAAAATGTGAAG CTCCACATTTTGATGAGTTGTGCAGAGATGCTAACCATCCAGAAGATTGCACTTGCTGCAAATGCAAAGCAGATAGTGAGATTTCGATAGATAAATCAATCATAGACAGACTCGTACCTGTTATTGATGTTATGAAGAGTATCTCGTATATTTTGAAACGAGTGAATTGTGAAGTTCAAGATAAGATCGTGCGGTGGgttaatattaatgaagaCATATTGGAAGAGGACTTGGAAGCTATCGCTTGTAACAGAGAAGATGTGAAAAGTTCTTTCGAAGACACTGTTTTGTGTAACACCTCTTGGGTACAGCTGAATATGCCTACTCtgcaaaaatatttgcaaaaaactTCATCAAAGAATGTACTCATTATACCTAAAAACTATCTTGTATATTCAAATAGTGCTGATGAAATGTCTTCTCTACAATATTGTCCAAATAAGAGTATGTAA
- the LOC123988569 gene encoding uncharacterized protein LOC123988569 has product MKFNKYQYSSCIDPNRTNSSLKEHPDMKLCCYYQLPNQNFFKCFCTSICSATKRLDMKGSVIREKIRRHFQDTDIPALLIFLKKNPDIIHINLANNDISDTGFMNLLDHVLVR; this is encoded by the exons ATGAAATTCAATAAGTATCAGTATTCTTCATGCATTGATCCCAATAGAACCAATAGTTCATTAAAGGAACATCCAGATATGAAACTATGCTGTTATTATCAACTCCCAAATcaaaacttttttaaatgtttctgTACATCCATTTGTTCTGCAACGAAAAGACTTGATATGAAGGGGAGTGTTATACGTGAAAAGATCAG GAGACATTTTCAGGACACGGACATTCCAGCTTTATTaatctttttaaaaaaaaatccagATATTATTCATATTAACTTAGCAAATAACGATATCTCAGACACTGGCTTTATGAATTTGCTTGATCATGTACTTGTAAGATAA
- the LOC114872212 gene encoding tubulin polymerization-promoting protein homolog → MDPVSSSQNVDLIPLSQSDRWLISARILDMITLTTTDTGLAFFKFRKRALSYDEYLTYLNDLANNYNLDLETMKQKMQTCGRPKQTASTIM, encoded by the coding sequence ATGGATCCAGTTTCTTCTAGTCAAAATGTAGACCTTATACCATTATCACAGAGCGACAGATGGTTAATATCTGCACGTATACTTGACATGATCACATTAACTACTACTGATACAGGacttgcattttttaaatttcgtaAAAGAGCCTTATCATACGATGAATATTTAACGTATTTAAATGATTTGGCCAATAATTACAATCTAGATTTGGAAACGATGAAGCAGAAAATGCAAACGTGTGGCAGACCTAAACAGACTGCTTCTACAATTATGTGA
- the LOC114872188 gene encoding serine/threonine-protein kinase Pink1, mitochondrial, with protein MSIRTAVYRFVQNGRALLHSIRNTQCFYHPRIYHDKIHVVQVGKSQGYLPQGSNNVSSTGRHLGYLGAHARRIFVDNILKRVTNSLAADLRRRAASRLAFGDSAPFFALVGVSLASGTGILTKDDELEGVCWEIRDAISKLQWNTPLNDKNYETIKDEEKVIALKDFVIGPAIAKGCSAVVYATRFKDESALDEEKDEIHIDDKTKDVTAFPLALKMMFNYDTESNALSILRSMYRETVPARKQLKNEELAEWELRMAERKSKLPPHPNIVAMYYVFTDRVPALPGSWGMYPDALPARINPQGSGRNMSLFLLMKRYDITLSQYLADHTVNVRESILLLAQLLEGVAHLNAHGIAHRDLKTDNILLDLSEETDNCPSLVITDFGCCLADKNHGLYLPYNTHDIDKGGNAALMAPEVITAEPGPFTSINYTKADLWTVGTLAYEIFGMKNPFHGDNAQRISLKNHNYKEKDLPPLPSHVPAVVSALIKNLLSRSLYKRLDTETAATVMQLYLWAPNTWLRIEGKLPSSNEVMQWLLCLTTKVLCEGRNTMQPEEVLCNKNIQGIDYHSYQRSLSTRSCGRRTMPEYQLIASFLGRVTLGNIRNALKWIQQNA; from the exons ATGTCGATTCGGACGGCAGTCTACCGTTTTGTGCAAAATGGTCGGGCTCTACTGCATTCCATCAGAAATACCCAGTGTTTCTACCATCCAAGGATCTATCACGACAAGATACACGTTGTGCAAGTAG gCAAGTCCCAGGGCTACTTGCCCCAGGGTAGCAACAATGTGTCCAGCACTGGAAGACACCTTGGTTATTTGGGAGCTCATGCTCGTCGGATTTTCGTTGATAATATCCTAAAAAGAGTTACCAATAGTTTGGCAGCTGACTTACGCAGACGCGCAGCCAGCAGATTGGCCTTTGGCGATTCGGCTCCTTTCTTTGCTTTGGTTGGTGTGTCATTGGCATCTGGTACCGGAATATTGACAAAGGATGACGAATTGGAAGGAGTCTGTTGGGAAATTCGG GATGCTATATCAAAATTACAATGGAACACTCCACTAAATGACAAGAATTATGAGACTATCAAGGATGAAGAAAAAGTTATTGCTCTGAAAGATTTTGTGATTGGTCCTGCTATTGCAAAAGGATGCTCTGCTGTTGTCTATGCGACAAGATTCAAGGATGAATCTGCGCTCGACGAAGAAAAAGATGAAATACATATCGACGATAAGACCAAGGACGTAACTGCATTTCCATTGGCATTAAAAATGATGTTTAATTACGACACTGAATCTAACGCGTTGTCTATTCTAAGATCTATGTATCGGGAGACTGTACCCGCTAGGAAGCAATTAAAAAACGAAGAACTGGCTGAATGGGAATTGAGAATGGCAGAGAGAAAAAGCAAACTGCCACCACATCCAAACATCGTGGCGATGTATTATGTTTTTACCGATAGAGTACCTGCTTTACCTGGTTCGTGGGGAATGTATCCCGATGCTCTGCCTGCCCGTATTAATCCCCAAGGATCTGGAAGAAACATGAGTTTGTTTCTATTAATGAAAAG ATATGACATTACATTGAGCCAATATTTAGCCGATCATACTGTGAATGTAAGGGAATCCATACTACTACTAGCTCAGTTGCTGGAAGGTGTGGCTCATTTAAATGCACATGGCATTGCGCATCG AGATTTGAAGACCGACAATATTCTGCTAGACTTATCAGAAGAAACTGATAATTGTCCATCCTTGGTAATCACCGATTTTGGATGTTGTCTGGCTGATAAAAATCACGGACTATACTTACCCTATAACACCCACGATATTGATAAAGGGGGTAATGCCGCGTTAATGGCACCAGAAGTAATAACAGCGGAACCTGGTCCGTTTACCAGCATTAATTACACCAAAGCTGATCTTTGGACAGTAGGGACTCTGGCATATGAAATATTTGGTATGAAAAATCCATTTCATGGCGACAATGCGCAGCGAATATCTTTGAAGAATCATAATTACAAAGAGAAAGATCTTCCACCTTTACCAAGCCACGTGCCAGCTGTTGTTTCTGCTTTGATAAAAAATCTGTTGTCTAGGAGCTTGTATAAG AGACTCGATACAGAGACAGCAGCAACGGTGATGCAATTATACTTGTGGGCACCAAACACTTGGTTAAGAATTGAAGGAAAGTTACCGTCGAGTAACGAG GTGATGCAATGGCTGTTATGTTTAACTACTAAAGTACTTTGCGAAGGACGTAATACGATGCAACCTGAAGAAGTATTATGCAACAAAAACATTCAAGGAATCGATTATCATTCTTATCAACGATCTTTATCGACAAGATCGTGTGGAAGGCGCACTATGCCGGAGTATCAATTGATAGCGAGTTTCCTTGGTAGAGTGACGCTTGGTAACATTAGAAATGCCTTAAAATGGATTCAACAGAACGCATAA
- the LOC114872195 gene encoding neurogenic locus notch homolog protein 1 isoform X1, producing the protein MMHLQTAVLFLLPLVAIVSAGYYQSRILTPVNTVGCEAYTCGVNARCTHSEGRAVCSCMNLHMGDPLSRCVRVECLINEDCIGSKVCTNNRCINPCDGLCGVNALCEVKNHLPTCYCPPGHTGDPFTSCHIADPQAACKPSPCGINTKCEVVNEVPVCSCSPGYRGSPLTGCRHECESDSECPGHLACLASFKCESPCKCGTNAECQVINHQAKCTCPHNWLGNPYVSCRPECTTHSDCPRSKPACLYQKCLNPCEGVCGVNADCNLRDITPVCSCPRHMTGNPFVSCRLFEARDLCEPNPCGVNAICTPGHDNTGKERPVCTCPTGYIGNALTSCQRGECLTDTECPDNKACIDFTCRNPCTGKECGSTAVCTPRRHIAVCTCPDGTRGDALYNCNLVESRSVYNYGRACRYC; encoded by the exons ATGATGCATTTACAGACTGCAgttctgtttcttcttccacTTGTAGCAATAGTCAGTGCCGGGTACTATCAGTCAAGGATACTAACGCCTGTGAACACAG TAGGTTGTGAAGCTTATACCTGTGGAGTTAATGCAAGATGCACTCACAGCGAAGGAAGAGCAGTTTGTTCATGCATGAATTTGCACATGGGCGATCCTCTTTCAAGATGCGTGCGAGTCGAGTGTTTGA TCAATGAAGATTGCATTGGAAGCAAGGTTTGCACAAATAATAGATGCATAAATCCTTGTGACGGTTTGTGCGGCGTAAACGCGTTATGCGAGGTGAAGAATCACCTTCCAACGTGTTATTGCCCTCCTGGACATACGGGAGATCCTTTCACCTCGTGTCATATAGCTGACCCTC AGGCTGCTTGTAAACCAAGTCCGTGCGGTATAAACACAAAATGCGAGGTAGTGAACGAAGTACCAGTCTGTAGTTGTTCGCCAGGTTACAGAGGATCTCCTTTGACCGGATGCCGTCATGAATGCGAAAGCGATAGCGAATGCCCTGGTCACCTTGCTTGCTTGGCTTCCTTTAAATGCGAAAGCCCATGTAAATGTGGTACGAATGCAGAGTGTCAAGTGATTAATCATCAAGCGAAATGTACTTGTCCACAT AATTGGCTGGGAAATCCATACGTATCCTGTCGTCCTGAATGCACGACACATTCTGATTGTCCCAGAAGCAAACCAGCCTGCCTCTACCAAAAATGCTTAAATCCTTGCGAAGGAGTATGCGGAGTAAACGCAGACTGCAATCTGCGCGACATTACTCCTGTTTGTAGTTGTCCTAGACACATGACCGGTAATCCTTTCGTGAGTTGCAGATTATTTGAAGCGC GAGACTTATGCGAACCGAATCCATGCGGCGTGAACGCGATTTGCACTCCGGGCCACGACAATACCGGAAAGGAGAGACCTGTCTGCACCTGCCCCACCGGTTACATCGGAAATGCATTGACAAGCTGTCAACGAGGAGAATGTCTTACGGATACCGAGTGCCCTGATAATAAAGCTTGCATCGATTTCACTTGTCGGAATCCATGCACCGGTAAAGAATGCGGCTCTACCGCGGTGTGTACACCTCGGCGTCACATTGCTGTATGCACCTGTCCAGATGGAACACGGGGAGATGCGCTTTATAATTGTAATCTTGTTGAAAGTAGATCTGTTTACAACTATGGCCGAGCATGTAGATATTGTTAG
- the LOC114872195 gene encoding neurogenic locus notch homolog protein 1 isoform X2, with amino-acid sequence MMHLQTAVLFLLPLVAIVSAGYYQSRILTPVNTGCEAYTCGVNARCTHSEGRAVCSCMNLHMGDPLSRCVRVECLINEDCIGSKVCTNNRCINPCDGLCGVNALCEVKNHLPTCYCPPGHTGDPFTSCHIADPQAACKPSPCGINTKCEVVNEVPVCSCSPGYRGSPLTGCRHECESDSECPGHLACLASFKCESPCKCGTNAECQVINHQAKCTCPHNWLGNPYVSCRPECTTHSDCPRSKPACLYQKCLNPCEGVCGVNADCNLRDITPVCSCPRHMTGNPFVSCRLFEARDLCEPNPCGVNAICTPGHDNTGKERPVCTCPTGYIGNALTSCQRGECLTDTECPDNKACIDFTCRNPCTGKECGSTAVCTPRRHIAVCTCPDGTRGDALYNCNLVESRSVYNYGRACRYC; translated from the exons ATGATGCATTTACAGACTGCAgttctgtttcttcttccacTTGTAGCAATAGTCAGTGCCGGGTACTATCAGTCAAGGATACTAACGCCTGTGAACACAG GTTGTGAAGCTTATACCTGTGGAGTTAATGCAAGATGCACTCACAGCGAAGGAAGAGCAGTTTGTTCATGCATGAATTTGCACATGGGCGATCCTCTTTCAAGATGCGTGCGAGTCGAGTGTTTGA TCAATGAAGATTGCATTGGAAGCAAGGTTTGCACAAATAATAGATGCATAAATCCTTGTGACGGTTTGTGCGGCGTAAACGCGTTATGCGAGGTGAAGAATCACCTTCCAACGTGTTATTGCCCTCCTGGACATACGGGAGATCCTTTCACCTCGTGTCATATAGCTGACCCTC AGGCTGCTTGTAAACCAAGTCCGTGCGGTATAAACACAAAATGCGAGGTAGTGAACGAAGTACCAGTCTGTAGTTGTTCGCCAGGTTACAGAGGATCTCCTTTGACCGGATGCCGTCATGAATGCGAAAGCGATAGCGAATGCCCTGGTCACCTTGCTTGCTTGGCTTCCTTTAAATGCGAAAGCCCATGTAAATGTGGTACGAATGCAGAGTGTCAAGTGATTAATCATCAAGCGAAATGTACTTGTCCACAT AATTGGCTGGGAAATCCATACGTATCCTGTCGTCCTGAATGCACGACACATTCTGATTGTCCCAGAAGCAAACCAGCCTGCCTCTACCAAAAATGCTTAAATCCTTGCGAAGGAGTATGCGGAGTAAACGCAGACTGCAATCTGCGCGACATTACTCCTGTTTGTAGTTGTCCTAGACACATGACCGGTAATCCTTTCGTGAGTTGCAGATTATTTGAAGCGC GAGACTTATGCGAACCGAATCCATGCGGCGTGAACGCGATTTGCACTCCGGGCCACGACAATACCGGAAAGGAGAGACCTGTCTGCACCTGCCCCACCGGTTACATCGGAAATGCATTGACAAGCTGTCAACGAGGAGAATGTCTTACGGATACCGAGTGCCCTGATAATAAAGCTTGCATCGATTTCACTTGTCGGAATCCATGCACCGGTAAAGAATGCGGCTCTACCGCGGTGTGTACACCTCGGCGTCACATTGCTGTATGCACCTGTCCAGATGGAACACGGGGAGATGCGCTTTATAATTGTAATCTTGTTGAAAGTAGATCTGTTTACAACTATGGCCGAGCATGTAGATATTGTTAG